Proteins from one Nicotiana tabacum cultivar K326 chromosome 23, ASM71507v2, whole genome shotgun sequence genomic window:
- the LOC107784094 gene encoding uncharacterized protein LOC107784094, with protein sequence MSEMEDVKDQIDGAEKPMPSTKQEEEVVKKKYGGIMPKKPPLISKDHERAYFDSADWALGKQGVAKPKGPLEALRPKLQPTNQQTRYRKSPYAPSEGEDGSNVPPEDATANE encoded by the exons ATGTCAGAGATGGAGGATGTCAAAGACCAAATAGATGGAGCAGAAAAGCCAATGCCATCAACCAAACAGGAA GAGGAAGTTGTTAAAAAGAAATACGGAGGAATTATGCCAAAGAAACCACCTCTTATCTCTAAG GATCATGAACGTGCTTATTTTGATTCTGCTGATTGGGCTCTTGGAAAG CAAGGTGTAGCGAAGCCGAAAGGTCCACTCGAGGCACTTCGGCCAAAGTTGCAG CCGACGAATCAACAAACTCGATACCGCAAGTCGCCTTATGCTCCATCTGAGGGTGAAG ATGGAAGCAATGTGCCACCGGAGGATGCAACTGCAAATGAATGA